From the genome of Lotus japonicus ecotype B-129 chromosome 6, LjGifu_v1.2, one region includes:
- the LOC130722082 gene encoding cell wall / vacuolar inhibitor of fructosidase 1-like, whose product MENLKSLSLICNILVVITIISMSLGDSSVLQPNDAEFIAKMCKQTPYPSFCLQSLQAYPQSSSADAKGLALIMVDVIKAKITDAVDKINQLLPGSSGEDKKSLGGCLKIYKLLLEFIPGIVYSIANSEDYVDVAFYEEGTIFSEAKSCEARFSAGKSPLTSENSGVNNAAQVGKAITKIAFNITTG is encoded by the coding sequence atggagaacttaaagagCCTATCTCTTATTTGCAACATTCTTGTTGTAATAACAATAATTTCAATGTCTCTAGGTGATAGCAGTGTCTTGCAACCAAATGATGCGGAATTCATAGCGAAAATGTGCAAGCAAACACCTTATCCTAGTTTCTGCCTTCAATCCCTTCAAGCATACCCTCAAAGTTCTAGTGCAGATGCTAAAGGCTTAGCACTAATCATGGTGGATGTGATCAAAGCCAAAATAACTGATGCAGTAGACAAAATCAATCAACTTCTTCCAGGAAGTAGTGGCGAAGATAAGAAATCTTTGGGTGGATGTCTTAAAATTTACAAATTGCTTTTGGAATTCATCCCAGGAATCGTTTACTCAATTGCGAATTCTGAAGATTACGTCGACGTGGCGTTTTATGAAGAAGGTACTATTTTTAGTGAGGCCAAATCTTGTGAAGCCAGATTCTCTGCTGGGAAATCACCTCTCACCAGTGAGAATAGTGGTGTGAATAATGCAGCCCAGGTGGGAAAGGCTATTACCAAAATTGCCTTTAATATAACTACTGGgtaa